A stretch of the Methanomassiliicoccales archaeon genome encodes the following:
- a CDS encoding UPF0147 family protein, with product MVVVDVKQKMGQILEVLDQLAEDTSVPRNIRRGATEAKAKLEQSAALDVRVAGAIGKLDDLANDPNIPMHGRTIIYRIITELENLLAAAPK from the coding sequence ATGGTAGTAGTTGATGTCAAGCAAAAGATGGGTCAAATTTTGGAAGTATTGGACCAGTTGGCCGAGGATACGTCGGTCCCTCGGAACATCAGGCGCGGAGCCACAGAGGCAAAGGCAAAGCTGGAGCAGAGCGCAGCCTTGGATGTCCGGGTGGCCGGGGCGATCGGAAAGCTGGACGATCTGGCGAACGACCCGAACATACCGATGCATGGAAGGACCATCATCTATCGCATCATCACCGAGCTGGAGAACCTGCTCGCGGCAGCTCCGAAGTGA
- the rimI gene encoding ribosomal protein S18-alanine N-acetyltransferase, producing MRVREATPQDLDDLMRIEEESFQEERFNRDLLEMFVNEEEFETLVCEMDGIVVGYATAYTEPGVKSRVLSLAVDKRHRGRGIGVELMREIEHRARTLRSNSVSLEVRVTNEVAVNLYLKEGYRIKGTIPDYYSKGEDAFYMEKKL from the coding sequence ATGCGCGTAAGAGAGGCCACCCCACAGGACCTGGACGACCTGATGCGCATCGAAGAGGAATCATTTCAGGAAGAAAGGTTCAACAGGGACCTCCTGGAGATGTTCGTGAACGAGGAGGAGTTCGAGACCCTGGTCTGCGAGATGGATGGAATCGTCGTGGGGTATGCCACCGCCTACACTGAGCCGGGGGTCAAGAGCCGCGTTCTATCGCTGGCCGTGGATAAGAGGCATCGAGGAAGGGGGATCGGAGTTGAACTGATGAGGGAGATCGAACACCGCGCAAGGACTTTGAGATCAAACTCTGTTTCCCTTGAGGTACGCGTCACCAACGAAGTGGCGGTGAACCTCTACCTGAAGGAAGGATACCGTATCAAAGGGACCATTCCTGACTACTATTCCAAGGGAGAGGACGCATTCTACATGGAGAAGAAGCTATAG
- a CDS encoding Lrp/AsnC ligand binding domain-containing protein — MQEKEGNEIDTVMSSYYGEEQVTAIINLKVDTKAADTIAEKVAKYALVEDVFLVTGDTDIVVKTKFHNYNQLKRFLVDEISNIDGVKDTKTLMVVTTFKERGKIVAESQEPNK, encoded by the coding sequence GTGCAAGAAAAGGAAGGTAACGAGATTGATACGGTAATGTCCTCTTACTACGGGGAGGAGCAGGTTACTGCGATTATTAACCTCAAGGTCGATACCAAGGCCGCAGACACGATCGCGGAAAAGGTGGCCAAGTATGCCCTTGTGGAGGATGTCTTCCTGGTCACTGGTGATACTGATATCGTTGTCAAGACCAAGTTCCACAACTATAATCAGCTCAAGAGGTTCCTTGTGGACGAGATCTCGAACATCGATGGAGTGAAGGACACGAAGACTCTGATGGTGGTCACGACCTTCAAGGAAAGGGGAAAGATCGTAGCTGAATCGCAGGAGCCGAACAAATAG